A stretch of DNA from Pseudorca crassidens isolate mPseCra1 chromosome X, mPseCra1.hap1, whole genome shotgun sequence:
TCCTATAGCTTAATGCTTCTCCATCTGAatgcctccccttcctctctagAGCGCTGTAAAGTCCAATAGGAGAAGGACTGAGTCTTTTTCACCAATATATTTACAGACTTCTTTTAGGATCTGCCCACggtcactgaatgaatgaatgaatgaatgagcacagCTTCCTTTTCTAACCTCATCTGCTGCTCAACATAAggtacccctctctcccccagctATATTCAAACTCCCAGCAGTGCCTATCCTGAGGCAAAGAGAGAAATGGGTTACAAGGAGCTTAGGAAGATCCAAGCATGGTCTCTTCTGTGTTAACAATGAGGTGATCAGGGAACCCaggttcctccccaccccctcacctgaGCAGTTTGTGCAGTTGATCTGTGAGGCAGAAGAAAGACAAGCTGAGCTCCTGGAGATGGTCCAGCCGCCCAAGGCAGAGGAGAAAAGATCTGAATTTCCTTCTATTATAAGTTTTAAAGGGGATGTTACACAGAGTAAGGCTGTTCAGGTGGATCACCTGAGCCAAAAGGGTGATGACTTCACTCAGATTAGCCTGATCTACTTCCAGGTTCTCAATGCACCCCAGATCCAGAAACTGCAGGATACTTTTGTGCCCAGACATTCTATCGATTTGCAAATCTCTGCAGCAGACGTGCAAGGACCCAACATTCTGCTGAATCTTACtacaaaggaaagagaggaattGTTCTGTTCTCAAGGTACTATTGAGGGAAATATCCACTAGTAATTCCATGGGTTCCTGAGCTGACTGAGGCTCAGACCCGGAATTACCAATCCTGAGGCACCTGACTCTATGCTGAGCTTCTATCTTAAGGATAGAGTGCTGAGAGTAAATGCATGACTGAAAACAGAAAGGGAATGCGGTCCCAATCTCAGAGCATATTGTCTTACAGACCAGATCACTCCTTAAATCTAGGATCCTCAGTTTGGGCCCCCTgtaaggaaaggaagagacagaACACATGAGAGATAGCTGATTTTAATATAACCCAGCAAGATCAATGATGAGAAGCAGGGACAGAACACTTTAACCCTGGTTTTCACTTCATTGCCATTCACCAAGAAGTTCTTTCCACACAAATGCAGCGTCTTtcatcctttccccaccccctccttcacCTCCGGTCTTTCCCTGTCTCAATGCCCATACTCCACTTCTGTGTAATCGCACTCAAATCCATTCATAGTATCCTCAAACACCTCTACTCTATAATCAACTCTATAAGGCAATAGAGTCCCGAAGGACCGACAGCTCTGCAAAGACTGCAGTATTCACCATTGGCTACTGTTGGGAGACCGTTAGGTATTCCCCTGCCCCAGGCTACAGCATACACTCCTGCTGACTCCCTGTGTCTCTACTGGTCATAGTCTTACCAAGAGGAAGAGTTCTGGGCAGAGAGGATCTGCAGACCATCAATCATGGCTTCCAAGATGTCATAGTATGATTCCCGTGTGTTCAATGACCCAATATGGAGACAGCGAAAAGGCCAAACCCTCACCATTGCCTTTAGGATCATCTTATGCCCACCAGAGAAGGCAGCGTTGAACAATGGAACAAAGAGGTCTCTTGGGATTTCGTCCAGGGCATGGATAGCTGCAGGCTCATTATTCAGCAGACTCTTTGCAGCAAGCTCAAGGAGGGTGACTGTGGTCTTTTGGTCCATCTTCAAAAACCTGCTTCAGAGTGGAGAATTTTTAGAAATCCTGAGAAGGTATCTATAGTCACTTGTTTGCTTCCAGGGTTCGCTGTGGacaaaatacttattgaataagtATGTGGTGAACCATAGGGCCAACTCAAGTGACCACTACTATAGGAATAGAATGAAAATGGACTTGTGTGaacgcatgcatgcatgcacacacacacacacacacacacacacacagacacacacttccATGAGATAAAATGCCATTAGAAATCAGAGGTAAGTTAGCAGAAGACAATGCTGACCACCTAGCTGCCTTCCTTAAATTATTTCCTcctgaggagcttcaagatggcagaagagtaagaagtggagatcaccttcctgcccacaaatacatcagaaatacatctacatgtggaacaactcctacagaacacctactgaatgctgccagaagtcctcagacctcccaaaaggcaagaaactccccaaggacctgggtagggtaaaagaaaaaataaaaaacagagacaaaaggatagggatgggacctgcagcagtgggagggagctgtgaagaaggaaaggtttccacacactaggaagccccttcgtgggcagagactgcaggtggtggaggggggaagctttggagccgcagaggagagcgcagcaacaggggtgtggagggcaaagcggagagattcccacacaggggatcggtgctgaccagcactcaccagcctgagaggtttgtctgctcacccgccgaggtgggcagagcctgggacctgaggctcgggcttcagaggtcagatacCAGGGaaaagactggggttggctacatgaacacagcctgaagggggctagtgtgccacggctagcagAGAGGgactccaggaaaaagtctggagctgccaaagagacaagagactttttcttccctctttgtttcctggtgcaccaggagaggggattaagagtgctgcttaaaggagctccagagaaggatgcgaggaaatagttaatcaagtgcaggaagcacagagagtcccatagaggataaatccaaggagaaacacgccaagacacatattaaacaaactatcaaaaattaaacacaaagaaaaaatattaaaagcagcaagggaaaaacgacaagtaacacataagggaatccccataagataaccagctgatctttcaacagaaactctgaaagacagaagggactggcaggacatatttaaagggatgaaagaaaaaacctacaaccaagattactctaaccaacaaggatctcattcagatgtgaaggagaaattaaaagctttacagacaagcaaaagctaagagaattcagcaccaccaaaccagctttacaacaaatgctaaaggagcttctctgggtaagaaacacaagagagggaaaagacctacaataaaaaaaaaaaaacccaaaacaattaacaaaatggtaacaggaacatacataccgataattaccttaaatgtaaatggattaaatgctccaaccaaaagacatagattggctgaatggatgtaaaaacaagacccatatatatgctgtctataagagaccctcttcagacctagggacatatacagactgaaagtgagaggatggaaaaagatactccatgcaaatgtaaatcaaaagaaagctggagtagcaattctcatatcagacaaaatagactttaaaacagactattacaagagacaaagaaggacactacataatgatcaagggatctatccaagaagaagatataacaattgtaaatatttacgcacccaacataggagcacctcactacataagtcaaatactaacagccataaaaggggaaatcaacagtaacacaatcataataggggactttaacaccccactttcaccaatagacagatcatccaaaatgaaaataaagaaaaacaagctttaaatgatatattaaacaagatggacttaattgatatttataggacatcccatccaaaaacaacagaatacacattcttctcaagtgctcaaggaaaattctccaggatagatcatatcttgggtcacaaatcaagccttggtaaatttaagaaatttaaaatcgtatcaagtatcttttctgaccacaatgctatgagactagatagcaattacagaaaaaaatgtgtaagaaatacaaacacatggaggctaaacaatacactactaaataaccaagagatcactgaagaaatcaaagaggaaatcaaaaattacctagaaacaaatgacaatggagacacaacgacccaaacctatgggatgcagcataagcagttctaggagggaagcttatagcaatacaatcctacctcaagaaacaagaaacatctcaaataaacaacctaaccttacacataaagcaatagaaaaagaagaacaaaaaaatccccacaattagcagaaggaaataaatcataaaaatcagatcagaaataaatgaaaaagaaatgaaggaaacgatagcaaagatcaataaaactaaaagctggttctttgagaagataaacaaaattgataaaccattagccagacccatcaagaaaaaaatgggagaagactcaaatcaatagaattagaaatgaaaaaggagaagtaacaactgacactgcagaaatacaaaggatcatcagagattactacaagcaactctatgccaataaaatggacaacctggaagaaatggacaaattcttagaaatgcacaacgttctgagactgaaccaggaagaaatagaaaatatgaacaaaccaatcacaagcactgaaattgaaactgtgattaaaaatcttccaacaaacaaaaacgcAGGACCGGATGGAGTCCCAGGCaaattataccaaacatttagagaagagctaacacctatccttctcaaactcttccaaaatatagcagagggaggaacactcccaaactccttctacgaggccaccatcaccttgataccaaaaccagacaaggatgtcacaaagaaagaaaactacaggccaatatgaacatagatgcaaaaatcctcaacaaaatactagcaaacagaatccaacagcacattaaaaggatcatacaccatgatcaagtggggtttattccaggaatgcaaggattcttcaatatacgcaaatctatcaatgtgataaaccatattaacaaactgaaggagaaaaaccatatgatcatctcaatagatgcagagaaaggtttcgagaaaattcaacacctatttatgaaaaaaaccctccagaaagtaggcatagaaggaactttcctcaacataacaaaagccatatatgacagatccacagccaacatcgtcctcaatggtgaaaaacgtaaagcatttccactaagatcaggaacaagacaagtttgcccactcacaccactattattcaacatagctttggaagttttagccacagcaatcagagaagaaaaagaaataaaaggaatccaaattggaaaagaagaagtaaagctgtcactgtttgcagatgacatgatattatacatagagaatcctaaagatgctaccagaaaactactagagctaatcaatgaatttggcaaagtatcaggatacaaaatgaatgcacagaaatctctggcattcctatacactaatgatgaaaaatctgaaagagaaattaatgaaacactcctatttaccattgccacaaaaagaataaaatatctaggaacaaacctacctaaggagacaaaagacttgtatgcagaaaattataagacactgatgaaagaaattaaagatgatagaaatagatggagagatataccatgttcttggattggaagaatcaacattgtgaaaatgactctactacccaaagcaatctacagattcaatgcaatccctatcaaactaccactggtatttttcacagaactagaacaaaaaacttcacaatttgtatgggaacacaaatgacatcgaatagccaaagcaatcttgagaacgaaaattggagctggaggaatcaggctccctgacttcagactatac
This window harbors:
- the LOC137216611 gene encoding melanoma antigen preferentially expressed in tumors-like, yielding MDQKTTVTLLELAAKSLLNNEPAAIHALDEIPRDLFVPLFNAAFSGGHKMILKAMVRVWPFRCLHIGSLNTRESYYDILEAMIDGLQILSAQNSSSCKIQQNVGSLHVCCRDLQIDRMSGHKSILQFLDLGCIENLEVDQANLSEVITLLAQVIHLNSLTLCNIPFKTYNRRKFRSFLLCLGRLDHLQELSLSFFCLTDQLHKLLRVVPPQLDSLYLPHCHLSHRDVTVLSQSSQATHLRVLSLSNNHIFSEVYEPFQALLEKVSSTLQHLVINNCMITDSTLSAILPALSHCTQLHVLSFAFNPITMPVLKSLLRHLTSLMKLKHVIYPVPVHCYEEWIFHDRLDRQKLAEVQAQLEAMLHGAQRNDMKWVSCSE